The following coding sequences lie in one Cloeon dipterum chromosome 1, ieCloDipt1.1, whole genome shotgun sequence genomic window:
- the l(1)G0007 gene encoding pre-mRNA-splicing factor ATP-dependent RNA helicase PRP16: MEAVNVDDDSVYRLEGSNIEEKGGLIIKKKVKKEGSEDEDFKKPLIPSSGSILGLDKLAALKRQQNEEKKSAIKIEQEEGDEENGKQRKADKRERHYRSKYEETPTHTGGLSKEAKERIADRQYRSQEKGIHASTKRPRHEDRDRGRDRRDRDKDRRRDRSERSHRSERYDRSDRSERTPRFADEPSTPKFRGAKDLSRSSWDDDDGPFMHRRSTWDFPTPSSHRDSTDWSERGSERRWKRNSDDTPLPTPSFKYNAWAKDRRRTGATPAFDKDGERIEWENDGDWEDEQKRLDREWYQMDEGYDDQHNPFANVSEDYTKKREEQLEMRKIKRMSAQQRQINKDNELWERNRMLTSGVVQAVDLDEDFEEESIARVHLLVHNIVPPFLDGRIVFTKQPEPVVPVKDPTSDMALVARKGSALVRAFREQKERRRAQKKHWELAGTNIGNIMGIQKKEEDADEKLNDNDETDYRTDQKFAQHMKDDKGNASSDFAKRKTFTQQRRYLPAFAVRQELLNVIRENNVVIVVGETGSGKTTQLTQYLHEEGYSKYGMIGCTQPRRVAAMSVAKRVSDEMGTTLGDEVGYAIRFEDCTSDKTIIKYMTDGILLRESLREADLDHYSAVIMDEAHERSLSTDVLFGLLREVVARRTDLKLIVTSATMDATKFAMFFGNVPVFKIPGRTFPVEVIFSKNPVEDYVDAAVKQALQVHLQPTVGDILIFMPGQEDIEVTCDVLTERLGEIDNAPQLAILPIYSQLPSDLQAKIFQRAPDGLRKCIVATNIAETSLTVDGIIFVVDAGYCKLKVYNPRIGMDALQIYPISQANANQRSGRAGRTGPGQAFRLYTDKQYKDELLAGTVPEIQRTNLANTVLLLKSLGVQDLLQFHFMDPPPQDNILNSMYQLWILGALDNTGSLTPLGRQMAEFPLDPPLCQMLIVSERMGCSADILIIVSMLSVPSIFYRPKGREEEADGVREKFQVPESDHLTYLNVYNQWKMNKYSGGWCNEHFIHIKAMRKVREVRQQLKDIMEQHKMKVVSCGTDWDVIRKCICSAYFHQAARLKGIGEYVNCRTGMPCHLHPTSALFGMGFTPDYVVYHELIMTAKEYMQCVTAVEGTWLAELGPMFFSIKQGGKSGREKRQLALVHQQTMEDQMKKAQEEIVERKKEKERQQLASIRKSEVIELGTKDSRTPRRAPGTPMRTPKRLGL, encoded by the exons ATGGAGGCGGTCAATGTGGACGATGATTCTGTTTATAGACTTGAAGGTTCTAATATTGAAGAAAAGGGTGGCTTGATAATCAAGAAAAAGGTGAAGAAAGAAGGAAGCGAAGATGAGGACTTTAAGAAGCCTCTAATACCGTCTTCCGGTTCAATCCTTGGTCTTGACAAACTCGCAG CTTTGAAAAGACAGCAAAATGAGGAGAAAAAATCTGCCATCAAGATAGAACAGGAGGAGGGTGACgaagaaaatggaaaacaaaGGAAGGCTGACAAAAGAGAGAG GCATTACCGGTCGAAGTACGAGGAAACACCTACGCACACCGGCGGCTTATCTAAAGAGGCGAAAGAAAGGATTGCTGATCGACAATATCGAAGTCAGGAAAAGGGAATCCATGCATCAACCAAACGTCCACGGCATGAAGACAGGGATAGAGGAAGAGACAGAAGGGATCGAGATAAAg ACCGAAGAAGGGACAGGTCAGAGAGGAGCCACAGGTCGGAGCGTTACGACAGATCTGACCGGTCTGAGCGGACGCCTCGATTTGCTGATGAACCATCAACTCCAAAGTTTAGGGGTGCGAAGGACTTGTCAAG ATCCTCCTGGGATGACGATGATGGACCTTTCATGCATAGGCGGTCAACTTGGGACTTCCCAACTCCAAGTTCTCACAGAGACTCTACAGACTGGTCTGAGAGAGGCTCAGAGAGGAGGTGGAAACGAAACTCTGATGACACGCCTTTGCCGACTCCTTCATTCAAGTACAATGCTTGGGCCAAGGATAGGAGGAGGACTGGAGCTACACCCGCTTTTGACAAAG ACGGAGAAAGGATTGAATGGGAGAATGACGGTGATTGGGAAGACGAGCAGAAGCGGCTGGACCGAGAGTGGTATCAAATGGACGAAGGCTATGACGACCAGCACAATCCCTTCGCCAATGTGTCTGAGGACTACACAAAGAAAAGGGAGGAACAGCTAGAGATGCGAAAAATCAAGCGAATGTCGGCCCAACAGAGGCAAATCAATAAG GACAACGAGCTTTGGGAGAGGAATCGAATGCTGACCTCGGGTGTTGTGCAAGCGGTCGATTTGGATGAGGATTTTGAGGAAGAAAGCATCGCCAGGGTTCACCTCTTGGTGCACAATATTGTCCCACCCTTCCTTGATGGCAGGATCGTGTTCACAAAGCAACCCGAACCTGTTGTGCCCGTCAAGGACCCCACCTCAGACATGGCCTTGGTGGCCAGAAAGGGTTCCGCACTTGTGCGAGCTTTCAGAGAgcagaaagaaagaaggaGAGCTCAGAAGAAACACTGGGAGTTGGCTGGCACCAATATCGGCAACATAATGGGCATCCAGAAAAAGGAGGAAGACGCG GATGAGAAATTGAACGATAACGACGAAACCGACTACAGGACTGATCAGAAATTCGCCCAACACATGAAAGATGACAAAGGAAACGCCAGCAGTGATTTTGCTAAAAGAAAGACATTCACTCAACAACGGAGGTACCTGCCTGCCTTTGCCGTCAGACAAGaa CTTTTGAATGTGATCCGAGAAAACAATGTGGTCATTGTTGTGGGAGAAACAGGCAGCGGTAAAACGACCCAACTGACGCAGTATCTGCACGAGGAAGGTTACTCCAAGTATGGAATGATTGGGTGCACTCAGCCAAGAAGAGTTGCCGCCATGTCAGTCGCTAAACGTGTCAGTGACGAAATGGGCACCACCCTGGGCGACGAGGTGGGCTACGCCATCCGATTTGAAGACTGCACCTCAGAC AAAACCATTATCAAGTACATGACTGACGGCATTTTGCTTCGTGAGTCTCTGCGAGAGGCTGATTTGGATCATTACAGTGCCGTCATCATGGACGAGGCTCACGAAAGATCTCTTTCCACTGACGTGTTATTCGGACTACTCAGAGAG GTTGTTGCCCGGCGTACTGACCTGAAGCTGATCGTGACTTCAGCTACAATGGACGCCACCAAATTTGCCATGTTCTTCGGCAACGTGCCAGTCTTCAAGATTCCAGGACGCACCTTCCCAGTGGAGGTCATCTTCAGCAAGAATCCTGTTGAAGACTACGTTGACGCAGCAGTTAAGCAGGCGCTGCAAGTGCACTTGCAGCCCACCGTTGGAGACATCCTGATCTTCATGCCAGGACAGGAGGACATTGAGGTCACTTGTGACGTGCTGACAGAGCGTCTCGGAGAGATTGATAATGCGCCGCAGCTGGCCATTCTGCCCATCTACTCGCAACTGCCGTCAGATTTACAAGCCAAGATTTTCCAAAGAGCTCCTGATGGACTAAGGAAGTGCATTGTAGCCACAAATATTGCAGAAACTTCACTTACAG TGGATGGAATCATTTTTGTGGTTGATGCTGGATACTGCAAATTGAAAGTATACAATCCCAGGATTGGTATGGATGCTCTACAGATTTACCCCATCAGTCAAGCAAATGCAAATCAACGCTCTGGACGTGCTGGTCGTACAGGACCTGGCCAGGCTTTcag GTTATACACGGACAAGCAATACAAAGACGAACTTTTGGCTGGAACTGTGCCTGAGATTCAAAGAACCAACCTGGCAAACACAGTGCTGTTGCTGAAGTCCTTGGGTGTGCAGGATCTGTTACAATTCCACTTCATGGACCCTCCTCCACAAGACAACATCCTCAATTCAATGTACCAACTTTGGATCCTTGGTGCTCTCGACAACACAGGCAGTTTGACCCCTCTGGGCAGGCAGATGGCCGAGTTCCCCCTCGATCCTCCTCTGTGTCAAATGTTGATTGTGTCTGAGAGAATGGGATGCTCTGCTGATATTCTCATTATTG TGTCAATGCTATCTGTTCCCTCCATCTTCTACCGTCCCAAGGGAAGGGAAGAGGAAGCTGATGGAGTCAGGGAGAAGTTTCAAGTACCTGAATCGGACCACTTGACATACTTGAATGTCTACAATCAGTGGAAAATGAacaa GTATTCTGGTGGTTGGTGTAACGAACACTTTATTCACATCAAGGCGATGAGAAAGGTGCGAGAGGTGCGGCAGCAGCTCAAGGACATCATGGAACAACACAAGATGAAAGTGGTGTCCTGCGGCACTGACTGGGACGTGATTCGCAAATGCATTTGCTCTGCTTACTTCCACCAAGCTGCAAGGCTGAAGGGCATTGGCGAGTACGTCAACTGCCGAACAGGCATGCCTTGCCATTTGCACCCCACCTCCGCCCTCTTTGGAATGGGATTCACACCTGACTATGTAGTTTACCACGAACTCATCATGACAGCAAAG GAATACATGCAATGCGTAACAGCTGTCGAAGGAACGTGGCTCGCAGAGTTGGGCCCAATGTTCTTCTCCATCAAACAGGGAGGTAAATCTGGCAGGGAAAAGCGTCAGCTGGCTCTAGTCCATCAACAGACCATGGAGGACCAAATGAAGAAGGCGCAGGAGGAAATCGTAGAGCGTAAGAAGGAAAAGGAGAGGCAACAACTAGCTAGCATTAGAAA atCGGAAGTCATTGAGTTAGGAACCAAAGACTCCAGGACTCCCAGGAGGGCGCCAGGAACACCAATGAGGACGCCTAAGCGCTTAGGATTGTAG
- the oys gene encoding lysophospholipid acyltransferase 6: MESIDNPSVPAYMGSKLLMPLADYSGLPLDQVNFVVGQVTALLLAALLRIYLHPRKVSPDTRHTICLLLGVGLSWFCYGRRAIHIVAMPFICYIVMILQGPKSAHKVVLVISLVYLSLIHLYHQFIERNFFSVDVTGPMMVVTQKVTSLAYSLHDGDVEDKEKLKPMQVQHSIRKLPSPLEYFSFVLQFQTILAGPLVLYNDYHDYIHGAALEKCQLVANQANSSKSRDVYVEPSPFKAVRNKVAGSILCAVLFVWLLPLFPIGRVKDPEFLTTKGVPAQILYLIVATSLVRLKYYHAWLLADAISNASGLGLRVPSNPKEQPSWDLISNIDVVGFETGTSLRDSVSNWNKGTSTWLRLLVYERSTKMRTLQTYILSAVWHGFHPGYYLTFLSGALFTVAARSARRCLRHHFTASVHYKQMYDWTTFLATRVLMGYVTFPFVLLELRPCIRIYSHMYWWYHLLAVAAMVILPVLMPPEPSGVKKGKAARSHEEFKLAAGLEDQDGDLILVPPPNLSPSARRRHLLRDVVLADSGKMLKLNSTALVTE; this comes from the exons ATGGAGTCGATCGACAACCCCTCGGTGCCCGCGTACATGGGGAGCAAGCTGTTGATGCCGCTCGCTGACTACTCAGGATTACCGCTGGACcag GTAAATTTCGTCGTGGGGCAAGTTACAGCACTTTTGCTTGCGGCCCTGCTAAGAATCTACTTGCACCCCAGAAAGGTTTCGCCTGACACGCGCCACACGATTTGTCTGCTGCTTGGAGTAGGCCTCTCGTGGTTTTGCTATGGCAG GCGAGCGATTCACATTGTTGCCATGCCTTTTATTTGTTACATCGTCATGATACTGCAGGGACCCAAATCTGCACACAA GGTCGTGCTGGTCATCTCCCTCGTGTATTTGTCTCTGATTCACTTATACCACCAGTTTATCGAACGGAATTTTTTCTCGGTGGACGTGACAG GACCAATGATGGTGGTGACCCAGAAGGTCACTTCCCTCGCGTACTCGCTGCACGATGGCGATGTTGAAGATAAAGAAAAGCTCAAGCCCATGCAGGTGCAGCACTCGATCAG GAAGCTGCCGTCGCCACTGGAGTACTTCAGCTTTGTGCTACAGTTTCAGACCATACTGGCCGGGCCTTTAGTGCTCTACAACGACTATCATGATTACATTCACGGTGCGGCGCTCGAAAAGTGCCAGCTGGTCGCCAAT CAAGCCAATAGCAGCAAGAGCAGAGATGTTTATGTCGAGCCGTCGCCCTTCAAAGCTGTGAGAAACAAAGTGGCCGGCAGCATTCTTTGCGCCGTGCTCTTTGTCTGGCTGCTGCCCCTCTTCCCCATTGGCAGAGTCAAag ATCCCGAGTTTCTCACCACAAAGGGCGTGCCAGCACAAATTTTGTACCTGATAGTGGCGACCTCGTTGGTGCGCCTGAAATACTACCACGCGTGGTTGCTTGCGGACGCTATCTCAAATGCGTCGGGCCTCGGTCTCAGAGTGCCGTCAAACCCAAAGGAACAACCTTCCTGGGACCTGATTTCAAACATTGACGTTGTTGGCTTCGAG ACAGGCACCAGCCTCCGGGATTCGGTCTCGAACTGGAACAAGGGCACGTCCACGTGGTTGCGGCTGCTAGTCTATGAGCGCAGCACCAAGATGCGCACTCTGCAGACTTACATTCTCAGTGCGGTTTGGCATGGCTTCCACCCTGGCTACTACCTGACTTTCCTCTCAGGGGCACTCTTCACAGTTGCAGCCAGATCG GCAAGACGGTGTCTGCGCCACCACTTCACTGCCTCAGTTCACTACAAGCAGATGTACGACTGGACCACGTTCCTGGCGACGCGCGTGCTCATGGGCTACGTGACCTTCCCGTTTGTGCTGCTGGAGTTGCGGCCGTGCATCCGCATTTACAGCCACATGTACTGGTGGTACCACCTGCTGGCAGTTGCCGCGATGGTCATTCTGCCAGTGCTGATGCCACCTGAGCCTTCCGGGGTGAAGAAGGGCAAGGCAGCGCGCAGCCACGAGGAGTTCAAGCTGGCAGCTGGCCTTGAAGACCAAGATGGTGATCTCATTCTTGTGCCGCCACCCAACTTGTCGCCTTCTGCTAGAAGACGTCACCTGCTTAGAGACGTGGTGCTCGCTGACTCTGGAAAAATGCTAAAGTTGAACTCGACCGCCTTGGTCacagagtga